The Benincasa hispida cultivar B227 chromosome 11, ASM972705v1, whole genome shotgun sequence genome has a segment encoding these proteins:
- the LOC120091257 gene encoding iron-sulfur cluster co-chaperone protein HscB homolog, with protein sequence MLKTKLRTSLFAVLRSNSALSSAINFPNVSNSALSAQISSNPQLPSTAECSRPWRSTACELLDNLRFPSRCFCSRSVEASDLKPRCWNCGTLAPTSAVFLVCDSCRSIQPVDQSVDYFQIFGLEKEYEIGDVNLESKYKDWQKKLHPDLVHSKSDKEREYAAEQSARVIDAYRTLSKPLSRAIYILKLEGVDVDEEDTISEPELLNEIMEIREAVEDTSGSQGLNQIQSQMQEKLNHWSNTFAKALQNRRFNDAVSSVQRMTYYERVKEEITKKL encoded by the exons ATGTTGAAGACGAAGCTTCGAACTTCACTTTTCGCCGTTCTACGCAGCAATTCAGCTCTCTCTTCCGCCATTAATTTCCCAAATGTTTCTAATTCGGCTCTGTCagcccaaatttcttcaaatccaCAACTTCCTTCCACCGCTGAATGCTCTCGACCATGGCGATCCACTGCATGTGAATTGCTCGATAATCTCAGGTTTCCCTCGAGGTGTTTTTGCTCCCGGTCGGTGGAGGCGTCGGACCTGAAACCCAGGTGCTGGAATTGTGGCACTTTGGCTCCAACGTCGGCGGTGTTTCTGGTGTGTGATTCTTGTCGGAGCATTCAGCCCGTGGACCAGTCGGTGGATTATTTTCAGATATTTGGATT GGAAAAGGAGTATGAAATTGGAGATGTCAATCTGGAGAGCAAGTATAAAGATTGGCAGAAGAAATTACATCCCGACTTAGTTCATTCTAAATCAGAC AAAGAAAGAGAATATGCTGCTGAACAATCTGCTCGAGTGATCGATGCTTACCGTACTCTTAGTAAGCCGTTGTCAAGAGCAATATATATT CTGAAACTCGAGGGTGTAGATGTCGATGAGGAGGATACAATTTCTGAACCAGAGTTGCTAAATGAG ATTATGGAAATCAGGGAAGCTGTAGAAGATACATCTGGATCTCAGGGATTAAACCAGATTCAATCACAG ATGCAAGAGAAACTAAATCATTGGTCTAATACATTTGCAAAAGCGTTGCAAAACCGGAGATTCAATGACGCTGTCTCGTCCGTGCAGCGAATGACATACTACGAGCGAGTGAAAGAAGAAATTACAAAGAAGCTTTAG